The Gambusia affinis linkage group LG11, SWU_Gaff_1.0, whole genome shotgun sequence genome contains a region encoding:
- the tex30 gene encoding testis-expressed protein 30 isoform X2, which translates to MDKFNEELVKVSLGTKSLDAILCVPASLNDVQTAVILTHGAGGDMNFKHLVSLAHALASDGFLCLRFTCKGLNLAYRVKAYNAVRDYLKTLERFTLKNIFFGGKTHTHHQRSEDLKMLPGSVCVLFVSGTEDTMCNGDLFNEVLKDMKAETEVFWLQGGSHGLTVKGRSEDSVMDEVNLKVLLWIKEKTVLGN; encoded by the exons ATGGACAAGTTTAATGAG GAACTTGTAAAAGTGTCGTTGGGGACAAAGAGTCTGGACGCAATCTTGTGCGTTCCAGCGTCACTGAATGATGTTCAGACAGCCGTCATACTAACACACGGTGCGGGAGGAGACATGAACttcaaacatttagtttctctTGCACACGCTCTGGCATCAGACGGTTTTCTCTGCCTCCGTTTCACATGCAAAGGCTTGAACTTGGCTTATAGAGTTAAAGCTTATAATGCTGTCCGg GACTACTTGAAAACCTTGGAGAGGTTTacattgaaaaacatattttttggag GAAAGACGCACACCCATCATCAGCGGagtgaagatttaaaaatgctgcCTGGGAGTGtttgtgttctgtttgtgtctggCACTGAGGACACGATGTGCAACGGG gACCTTTTTAATGAAGTACTAAAAGATATGAAAGCCGAGACTGAAGTTTTTTGGCTACAAGGAGGCAGCCACGGTCTGACTGTGAAAGGAAGGTCTGAGGATTCTGTAATGGATGAAGTGAACTTAAAAGTCCTCCTGTGGATAAAGGAGAAAACAGTATTGGGGAATTAA
- the tex30 gene encoding testis-expressed protein 30 isoform X1: protein MDKFNEELVKVSLGTKSLDAILCVPASLNDVQTAVILTHGAGGDMNFKHLVSLAHALASDGFLCLRFTCKGLNLAYRVKAYNAVRDYLKTLERFTLKNIFFGGRSMGCRAAAALARQLSDESEDAVQGVICLSFPLHPPGKTHTHHQRSEDLKMLPGSVCVLFVSGTEDTMCNGDLFNEVLKDMKAETEVFWLQGGSHGLTVKGRSEDSVMDEVNLKVLLWIKEKTVLGN, encoded by the exons ATGGACAAGTTTAATGAG GAACTTGTAAAAGTGTCGTTGGGGACAAAGAGTCTGGACGCAATCTTGTGCGTTCCAGCGTCACTGAATGATGTTCAGACAGCCGTCATACTAACACACGGTGCGGGAGGAGACATGAACttcaaacatttagtttctctTGCACACGCTCTGGCATCAGACGGTTTTCTCTGCCTCCGTTTCACATGCAAAGGCTTGAACTTGGCTTATAGAGTTAAAGCTTATAATGCTGTCCGg GACTACTTGAAAACCTTGGAGAGGTTTacattgaaaaacatattttttggag GCCGGTCAATGGGATGCCGTGCGGCTGCTGCTCTCGCCAGGCAGCTGAGCGATGAGTCTGAGGACGCAGTGCAGGGTGTCATCTGCCTCTCTTTCCCCCTGCATCCACCAGGAAAGACGCACACCCATCATCAGCGGagtgaagatttaaaaatgctgcCTGGGAGTGtttgtgttctgtttgtgtctggCACTGAGGACACGATGTGCAACGGG gACCTTTTTAATGAAGTACTAAAAGATATGAAAGCCGAGACTGAAGTTTTTTGGCTACAAGGAGGCAGCCACGGTCTGACTGTGAAAGGAAGGTCTGAGGATTCTGTAATGGATGAAGTGAACTTAAAAGTCCTCCTGTGGATAAAGGAGAAAACAGTATTGGGGAATTAA
- the tex30 gene encoding testis-expressed protein 30 isoform X3 has protein sequence MNFKHLVSLAHALASDGFLCLRFTCKGLNLAYRVKAYNAVRDYLKTLERFTLKNIFFGGRSMGCRAAAALARQLSDESEDAVQGVICLSFPLHPPGKTHTHHQRSEDLKMLPGSVCVLFVSGTEDTMCNGDLFNEVLKDMKAETEVFWLQGGSHGLTVKGRSEDSVMDEVNLKVLLWIKEKTVLGN, from the exons ATGAACttcaaacatttagtttctctTGCACACGCTCTGGCATCAGACGGTTTTCTCTGCCTCCGTTTCACATGCAAAGGCTTGAACTTGGCTTATAGAGTTAAAGCTTATAATGCTGTCCGg GACTACTTGAAAACCTTGGAGAGGTTTacattgaaaaacatattttttggag GCCGGTCAATGGGATGCCGTGCGGCTGCTGCTCTCGCCAGGCAGCTGAGCGATGAGTCTGAGGACGCAGTGCAGGGTGTCATCTGCCTCTCTTTCCCCCTGCATCCACCAGGAAAGACGCACACCCATCATCAGCGGagtgaagatttaaaaatgctgcCTGGGAGTGtttgtgttctgtttgtgtctggCACTGAGGACACGATGTGCAACGGG gACCTTTTTAATGAAGTACTAAAAGATATGAAAGCCGAGACTGAAGTTTTTTGGCTACAAGGAGGCAGCCACGGTCTGACTGTGAAAGGAAGGTCTGAGGATTCTGTAATGGATGAAGTGAACTTAAAAGTCCTCCTGTGGATAAAGGAGAAAACAGTATTGGGGAATTAA
- the nepro gene encoding nucleolus and neural progenitor protein, which produces MAEEQLWNRVNIPYPCATSTVHIQVAPKTVTLFKDLLLKNGEVLKLLHSKLLQTEIRLLYDLMHILNNSYRGNKTFKGLQQVEQCVNRLKNMKLDAALQGLIELCPNQIQMALCKKKGDCDVPSQPMLEWTCLKVLGAGKLLSCTLSRCSRAFILAKRQMKWEEFLILNIVLTSMLSRLWVFFRGLLVSICHLYQWLLELLKVVAQAKPMPFLTDTVLPADMAEFLGLSDALVLKKHPAFHACPKNQKTKCQMPKTAKVKNNKQQMTFQEDLGMAVERERGVGFDVDYKAFISKGKTVSKLSNKVKKQEFKKQVSEAATFTLLDDNLEEIIQWCSSERMKRTKRLLIFLRLKCQKMKCLEAAGHNVQRKLRVFRQEVCRAVSSQGSSVRTFHFPAVTKRITGRRSHSKLLWKRFLLSRARTSFKRTGLLGQQKDSGPVVHFEDVEKSKAPSRRALQINNPDSYEDIDDIFAIAGL; this is translated from the exons ATGGCAGAGGAACAGCTTTGGAACAGGGTAAACATTCCTTATCCCTGTGCAACTTCAACCGTCCACATACAAGTTGCTCCAAAAACAG TTACACTTTTCAAAGACCTGCTGCTGAAAAACGGCGAGGTCCTGAAGCTTCTTCACAGTAAGCTACTTCAGACGGAGATCCGGCTTCTTTACGATCTGATGCACATCCTGAACAACAGCTACAGGGGAAACAAAACCTTCAAGGGCTTACAGCAG GTTGAACAATGTGTAAACAGACTGAAGAATATGAAGCTTGATGCTGCTCTTCAGGGGCTAATAGAACTATGTCCCAATCAGATTCAAAT GGCATTGTGCAAGAAGAAGGGTGACTGTGATGTTCCGAGTCAACCCATGCTGGAGTGGACCTGTCTGAAAGTGCTGGGAGCAGGCAAGCTGCTGAGCTGCACTTTGTCTCGCTGCAGCAGAGCTTTCAT ATTAGCAAAACGGCAGATGAAATGGGAGGAGTTTCTCATCCTGAATATAGTGCTAACCAGCATGCTGAGTCGTTTATG GGTGTTTTTTCGTGGTTTACTGGTCAGCATTTGCCATCTTTACCAGTGGCTCCTGGAACTCCTGAAAGTTGTAGCCCAAGCCAAACCCATGCCCTTTCTCACCGACACAGTCTTGCCAGCAGATATGGCTGAGTTCCTGGGTCTCTCTGATGCTTTAGTGCTGAAGAAGCATCCGGCATTTCACGCTTGTcctaaaaatcagaaaacaaaatgccaaatgccaaaaacagctaaagtcaaaaacaataaacagcagATGACCTTTCAAGAAGATCTTGGGATGGCTGTTGAAAGAGAAAGAG GTGTTGGTTTTGATGTTGACTACAAGGCTTTTATCTCCAAG GGTAAGACTGTCTCAAAATTGAGCAACAAAGTCAAGAAACAAGAGTTCAAGAAACAAGTGAGTGAGGCTGCTACATTTACACTCCTGGATGACAATCTGGAGGAGATAATTCAGTGGTGCAGTTCTGAAAGAATGAAGAGGACAAAACGTCTCCTTATATTCCTGCGATTAAAGTGCCAAAAGATGAAGTGTCTCGAAGCAGCAGGACACAA TGTTCAGAGGAAACTTCGGGTTTTTAGACAAGAAGTGTGCCGGGCTGTATCTTCCCAGGGGTCATCAGTGAGGACTTTTCATTTTCCGGCCGTAACAAAGAGGATCACTGGCCGAAGGAGTCATTCTAAATTACTCTGGAAAAGATTTCTGTTATCTAGAGCCAGAACTAGTTTTAAGAGGACAGGACTGCTTGGACAGCAAAAAGACTCTGGGCCTGTGGTGCATTTTGAAGATGTCGAAAAAAGCAAGGCTCCAAGCAGAAGAGCATTACAGATTAATAACCCAGATAGCTATGAAGACATAGATGATATATTTGCAATTGCAGGCTTGTAA